Proteins found in one Fibrobacter succinogenes genomic segment:
- a CDS encoding LysR family transcriptional regulator: MTLQQLRYAIGISKVGSFNKAAESLFISQPSLTTAIHDLEDEIGITIFNRTSRGVTLTPEGEEFIARANELYNHYTSVIERYSKEEQKKKRFAVSTQHYSFAVKSFVNMVKKFNIDDYEFALRETKTKEVIDDVTSLRSEIGIIYLSDFNRKYITYLLREHDLVFQKLIDCNAYAYMWKNNPLAKKPYVNLEDLSEYPCLSFEQGESGNYYFAEEILSTNEYHRTIKANDRATMLNLMVGLNGYTLCSGIISEEINGSDYVAVPFKDAKGENDRKMEIGYITKKNFMLSTICRIYIREMEEYLSAYTSEHRSEQ; the protein is encoded by the coding sequence ATGACATTACAACAATTACGCTACGCCATCGGGATCTCTAAAGTCGGTTCCTTCAACAAGGCTGCCGAATCTTTATTCATTTCCCAGCCTTCTTTGACGACAGCCATCCACGACCTCGAAGACGAAATCGGCATCACGATTTTCAATCGCACGAGCCGCGGTGTGACACTCACGCCCGAAGGCGAAGAATTCATCGCCCGTGCAAACGAACTTTACAACCACTACACTTCCGTTATCGAACGCTACAGCAAAGAAGAACAGAAGAAAAAGCGCTTCGCCGTTTCAACGCAGCACTACTCTTTCGCTGTCAAGTCTTTCGTGAACATGGTGAAAAAGTTCAACATCGACGACTACGAATTTGCCCTCCGCGAAACCAAAACGAAAGAAGTCATCGACGATGTGACAAGCCTTCGCAGTGAAATCGGCATCATCTACTTGAGCGATTTTAACCGCAAGTACATCACCTATCTGCTGAGAGAACACGATCTCGTTTTCCAGAAGTTGATTGATTGCAACGCATATGCTTACATGTGGAAAAACAATCCGCTCGCCAAGAAACCTTACGTCAATCTCGAAGACCTTTCGGAATACCCGTGCCTTTCTTTTGAACAGGGCGAAAGCGGCAACTACTACTTCGCCGAAGAAATCTTAAGTACGAACGAATACCACAGAACCATCAAGGCGAACGATCGCGCCACCATGTTGAATTTGATGGTGGGCCTCAACGGTTACACGCTCTGCTCCGGCATCATCAGCGAAGAAATCAACGGCTCCGATTACGTGGCCGTGCCCTTTAAGGACGCCAAGGGAGAAAATGACCGCAAGATGGAAATCGGCTACATCACTAAGAAGAACTTCATGCTCAGCACAATCTGCCGCATTTACATCCGCGAGATGGAAGAATACCTAAGCGCTTACACTTCTGAACATCGTTCGGAACAATAG
- a CDS encoding MalY/PatB family protein encodes MSEDIERNLDFDTVIERRHTNSIKYDFALERRVVKPGEDPYSLLPLWVADMDFKTSSFIQDELIRIAEYGIFGYSEPKEDYYEAVKNFYRRRHHYDIEDRKSIIKIPGVMFALGMAIKAFSKEGDAILIQEPVYMHFIDAIVDNDRKVVSNDLIYGEDGRYHIDFEDFEKKIVENNIKLFLLCSPHNPVCRVWTREELTRLGEICLKHNVIVVSDEIHSDFVFEGTHTVFASISEELANKSIIVTAPTKTFNLAGIQIAHAFIKNPSIRRAFRKQIFATGYSQVSIQGIVSAQAAYSKGEVWLDALLKYIKGNIEFTDKFIKEKLKGIKLVPMEATYLAWIDFNGTGLSPDEIQDRVRNKARLWLNNGIFFGNNGEGFQRLNLACPRSILVEALDRLKVAFNT; translated from the coding sequence ATGTCAGAAGATATAGAACGAAATTTAGACTTTGATACCGTTATCGAGCGTCGCCACACGAACTCTATCAAATACGACTTCGCGTTGGAACGGCGTGTAGTAAAGCCTGGCGAGGATCCTTATAGCCTTCTCCCGCTTTGGGTCGCTGACATGGATTTCAAGACATCTTCATTTATCCAAGATGAATTGATTCGCATTGCCGAATATGGAATCTTCGGGTACAGCGAACCCAAAGAAGACTACTACGAAGCTGTCAAAAATTTCTACCGCCGCCGACACCACTATGATATAGAAGACCGCAAATCGATTATCAAAATTCCCGGTGTGATGTTCGCGCTTGGCATGGCCATCAAAGCCTTTTCAAAAGAAGGCGACGCCATACTCATTCAAGAACCGGTGTACATGCATTTCATTGACGCCATCGTCGATAACGACCGCAAAGTCGTAAGTAACGATCTTATTTACGGAGAAGATGGACGATATCACATTGACTTTGAAGATTTCGAAAAGAAAATCGTCGAAAACAATATCAAGCTCTTTTTGCTTTGCAGCCCGCACAATCCCGTTTGCCGCGTCTGGACTCGCGAAGAACTTACACGCCTCGGAGAGATTTGCCTCAAGCATAATGTAATCGTCGTGAGCGATGAAATCCACAGCGATTTCGTCTTTGAAGGTACGCACACCGTATTCGCCTCCATAAGCGAAGAACTGGCCAACAAATCCATCATCGTCACGGCGCCAACAAAAACATTCAACTTGGCAGGCATCCAAATCGCACACGCCTTCATAAAGAATCCATCAATCCGTCGCGCGTTCCGCAAGCAAATCTTTGCCACCGGTTATAGCCAAGTCAGCATCCAGGGAATCGTCTCGGCGCAAGCCGCCTACAGCAAAGGTGAAGTCTGGCTCGATGCCCTTCTCAAGTACATCAAAGGCAACATCGAATTTACAGACAAATTCATTAAAGAAAAACTGAAAGGCATCAAGCTTGTGCCAATGGAAGCGACTTACCTCGCATGGATAGACTTCAACGGGACAGGACTTTCGCCAGACGAAATCCAAGATCGCGTCCGCAACAAGGCACGACTGTGGCTCAACAACGGGATTTTTTTCGGGAACAACGGAGAAGGATTCCAGCGGCTTAACCTTGCTTGTCCACGAAGTATCCTGGTCGAGGCACTCGATAGACTAAAAGTTGCGTTCAATACATAG